The nucleotide window GCTCATTCTATCAAAGGGGTGAACGCCAAAGATTTTTTGTCCCAACGGGGAATAACCCAGAAACAGCGAACTGCTCAAAAGTCATTGCAAGAGATTCTGAACCTAGCAGCAAACCCTTAGATATTGCTTCAAAGATGGCATTATCCGATGCCAGATTTCTATTTCTCTTGCACTTCATTTCAAAGGAAAGAAAAATGCACTTACTGACTGAAGTTTGTTTTTATTCTGGTGTGGCTACCCTCTCGCTAATTGGTGGTGTAGCTGCTTGTATATCGCCTTTAGGAGTTGGGTTATTTACTGTGGGCTTAGTAATGTATGTCAACCAAAACAAACAATAATAGGCAAAAGTTAGAGTCTGATTATCAGTGGCTTGCTTTCAAAATCCGCCCAGTCCTTTTAATAGCTTGCATCACAATTCCTAGTTTCTTTGGAGCGTATATCTATGCAGCAAATTTTGACTGTCGAGCAAATTTTAGCAATGCTCAAAGGGTACGAAGAGAGTTTGAGGATGTTGAGGGCAACGCCAGAGTACATGAAATTAGAGGCATCAGAGCGATTCACTACGTCAAATGACCTGCGTCTGGGTGATGCTGTTCAGACGCTTGTTGAAGTTCACGAAGCGATTCTAAATATCGAATTCTACTCCCAAGTCGAGGGACAAACTTATGCTTTCAACGACAGCCTTACAGCGTAATCATTTGTACGAATTCCGTGGTCAACAACTGCGCTACAGCCATCGGTCTAATTGTCGAGTCAATGTGCCTTTTGTATTCAATGACTCGAAAGGTAGACGAAAAGAATTAAGTCAAAACCAAGTGCAGAGGGAGGTTTTTGAACTTGTTGAGTTTTGTGAGAACTGATGATGAAGCGATCGCACCTGCCGGCAAGCTTGGCGATCGCCCCAATGGTATGTATCTCTCGCCGCAAAACGAAAAGTACACAAGGATTCTAACAAATGACACTCGATTACAAAAATCCCAACGATTGGGGCAAATCGCCTCTGACCGACTCCGCCCTGAGATTAGAGCAATTCAAAGCAGAAAATCCTGAACAATGGTCAGCAATGATCTCAGCAGATATTGAGGCACTTGACACACCAATATTCGAGAGTGAAGATTACCCACCCTTCACTGGAACTGAATTCTTAGCAACTCATTCAACCATCGATGACCATCCATACTCTGCTGCATTTGGTCAATTCTTGGGTAATGGGATTGACGCGGACATTGCAAATATCTTGGCGTTTGGCTCCAACAGATTTGATTTAATCTCTGATGATTTTGACGACCCTCTAAGGCAATTAGCAACGAGAATTTATAGCCGATTTGAAGACATGGGCTATTGGGATGAAACGCCCTCTGATGACGATGATATCAACTACGACTTAATACCTTATTAGGAGAATAACGCAATGGACTTTGCAATACGTAATCCGGTAGTTGGTCATAGTTCGCATATTGACGAGAAGGCGCAATCTTGGGGAGGGTTTGAGTCTGATATTCTGGGCTATCTTTCGGATATAAATAAGCTCGAACAGTTTGCCGATTATGCGAATAATGCCCAAGAATTATCTGACCGATTAGAGCCATTTTTGGACAATGCCAAGGTGGTCTTTGAGGCGATGGAGAAGCTGACCAAAGGGCAAGTTACCTGGGTCGAACTTCGCAAACAATACGGCTCTCATGTAGCGGGTGCAATTGGTAAAATCCGTAAACTTAACGCTGAATTTGACAGCGAGATGAGCAAGATAGATGCCCAAGATAGAGCAGATTTATTGCGGATTGACCAAAAACGGAAACACGCACTAACCGAAGTTGCTACCCAATTACACCACGATTTACAAGCGGAATTGTGGCGGCATGAGAACAAAATTAGCGGCATCGAAAATAGGCAAGTTGTGCAAGCTGAGAGGCAGGCAATTACTACAGGATTAAGAGAGAAACGCCAACAACTTTTAGCCCGTGCGCGGTATGGTTCACGGGCATTAGAACCCAATCAAACACCCCAAGAAGTGATACCAGTTACTAGCCAAAATTCTGCACCAGCATCAAGTGTTTCAGCAACAGGAACAGTTCGCGGTTGGGGTGCAATGTTGGGTAACTTGTGGCAAAAATTAGGCGATAGATAACTATTAGTTGAAAGGTTAAGGCTGATGCTAGTAAGGAAACGAAATGAAGATCCTCATAGCGTCAGCCCTTTTTTGCATGAAGGGCTGGCACAGACTCCACAGCAACAGAAACAAGAGCAACCATCACAACCGCAACCGTTACCAGAAAATAACAGAGCTAGAACATTTAGACGTGCTGGGAATGCCTGTGAAATTGTCGCTGGCAGTTGCTTAAACAGTGCAGTGATTTTTACCTTTCATCTGTTGCAAGTTCACCCAGTTGGAATGTTTCTTGCAGTGGGTACTGCACACCTGTATTTTACTGCGACTGCAACAGGTGAAGGGTTTAATAATTTCGTTACTAATTTAATGACTGGTTGCAGTGCATCACTGGCGTTATTGTGTGCGCTATCTGAGCCGTTAGACGAGTGGTTAGAAGCTCGAACTTCTACACAAACAGCTAATACTTCAATTTCGGCAATGTACCAGCCTAAAACTGCGGATTATTCCAGTTGGTTGAGTAGTACTGGTGTGGCGATATTCGTAGCACTATTAATGATTTTTCTATTTGGTGGCAGGAGAAGTAAATGAATTATTTAAGTGAGAAACATAAACAGTTATCCGAGTCACAACAATCGGGTTTAATGTTGTGGTTTGGTCGCCTACCAATGGACAAGAAAGCTGTTGCAATTGGGCTTAGTTTGACTGTGGGAATTAGCTCGGCTGCAATGGCTTGGCAAGGAACCAGCAGCGATCGCATTTACTTTTGTCTGAAAACCCCACAAAAAACATTGACCTGCTCAGACAAGAATGGACGACCTTTCAGGATGACCCCATTTTATTGGTCACAGTGGAAGAGTGATGGAATGCCGCGCCAAGTAGTGCGTGACCCAGCTATGGGGGTAAACGGACTGGTGAAAGCGACCAACCCATATAAGCCTTTTTGGGCGTTTGGTGGATTCCTGGGGTTTGCGCTTGCTGGGTGGATGCTTCGCCATTGTCAAGATGAGGAGAAACAGAGGGCAGTTTTTGAAGACATTGCCCAAAAGCGGGATGCTGCAAAGGCAGAGATGGCCGCACGTTCCGAGCTACTAGAGAGTTACCGAGACGTTGCGATCGCAGAAGTTCAACTACAAGCCGATTTAGATTTGATAGCCAATGATCGCACTGTGGATATCCAAAAAGCCGAGATTTACGCCCACACGGAAATTGAAGTTACCCAAATGGAGGCAACTGACGCTATTTTTGAGGCGCAAACGGCTGGGATGACCGAGCAACAGAAGGCAGAGTACATTAAACAGTTGCGTGAGATGAAAACGCCCTATCTACAAGGGAGTCAGACTTTACAGGGGACGATTGACCCCAACGATAAGGTTACTGGGGGAGAACAGGGCGCAATCGCACCGGGAGCAACCCCAACAGGTGATTACCTTCACCCATCAGAACCTCTTGCCCTCAATACTTTGCAAGCTCTAGCCAGAGCCGATAGTTCTACTGCTTTAGTCGCCGCACCGGGAAGCGGTAAATCAGTCACCCTCAATTACTTAATTCAGAAAATATTGGCGGATTCAAAGAGTGCGGATATCTGGGTAATTAGTGCTAAGAATGATAGTTTCTGCGGGTTACGGGAGAAGGAGAGAGTAATTGTCTTTGATCAGGAGAACCCAGACCTAGCTAAAGACGTAATTGACAACTTTTACCTCAACTACAAACAACGTAAGCAATTACCAGAATCACAGCGCGAATCTTTACCGCCATTAATTCTAATTTTGGATGACTGGTTAGTGATTGCTGATCAATTAAGCAAGCTTTACTCTGATTGGAATTACGGGAGTAAATTACTTGATATTTTACTGATTGGTCGAGAGTTTAATACTAAATTTATTGCTTCCCTACAGTCTTTTAATTTGGCAGCATTGGGCATTGAAAAGATGGATGCTCAAACAAGAATGTGCCTCAACTTGCTACTGTTGGGTAACAAGTATATTAAGAACGGTCGAGAGCAAGAATCTTATGGCGTATTGGAATTAATTTTGAATAGAGGTGACATCATTCCCGGTAAGCAAGAGAGGGAACAAATTAAATCTAAATACCAGGAAGTAAAATCAGTTTCTTATCAAAATCTCCGTCCAGTAATGATTGCATCTGTGGGTGGTTTTGTTGTGGCATTGATGCCCAACTTATCTAATCAAGCCTTACCGATTGCTGATAATGATGAATATGTAGATAGAGTGTATGACTTGGAATTTAATCTAACTGCTGCTCATCATCACCAACATAAGCCATTATCTGAGGCAGCTATAAAGATTTATGAATACTTCCATAATGTCAAGAATAAAACACCAAAAACATTACGTGATTTGAAAAAAGCTGACAGATTATCTGGCTATTCAGAGCAAGAGTTAATTGATGGTTTAGCGGAATTAGTTGAGAGAGAAAGGATAAATTCTGACGGCAATGATAACTACTTCCTGCCTGATTGGTGAGCATGATGCCGTGATGCCGTGGTAACTTTAACAGATGTAAAACTGGCTTTTATGGCTGTCTACGGCATACGGCACAATCACGGCAATCCATATCCTGTATAGGTCGTAGCCTACGGCAGCTTCACGGCAAGAGGGACAGTCACGGCAGGGACACCAATAATAAATCCGCCAATAAATAGCCATTTATCAGCCGCAGGCTACTGCGAATTGCGAATTGTTCGGTCATGGGGCTGATTCTTATATGCTCAAAAGTGCTGATGTAGAATTGATTGAACTAGCCATCAAGAGAGCTTACTTTGATGAATGCCTGCTTGACCCGAAGCTGGCTAAAAAACTGTTAAAAAGCCTTGATAAAAATAGATATATTGACCCTAGTTTTGCTGATAAAAACTTGCTTGACTCTCCCACCGAACGACAAATACAAGTCCTGCGTTTACTGGCTCAGGGTTTAATTTTTCAAGATATTGCCAAACAAATGTTTCTCTCAGTTAGTACAGTCAAATGCTATGCCAGTGATTTGTACAAGACCTCTTGCAAAAGTATTTTGTGGTACAATAAAAAATTTGAGAATTTGCAATTAGGACTTTGAGGAGCAGTGAAAATAAGGAAAGCTAAACAGCTTACTGCGAGAAAATTTAAACGCATGACTGGAGTAAGCCGTAAAACTTTTAAGTTAATGGTTGATGTAGTTAAAGCTGATGCTCACAATAAAAAGAAACCAGGTCGCCGACCTAAACTAATTATTGAAGACCAAGTTTTAATGGTTATTCAGTACTGGAGGGAATACCGTACTTACTATCATATTGGATTAGACTGGGGGCTTTCAGAATCTACGGTTTGTCGAATAGTTTTTAAAATTGAAAATATTTTGATTAAGTCAAGAAAGTTTAGTTTACCGGGGAAAAAAGAATTATGGAAAATGTCATCCCAAGAAGATTTAGTTGTAATGGATGTCACAGAGAGTCCAATTGAAAAGCCTCAGAAAGGCCAAAAAAGGTATTTTAGTGGGAAACAAGGAGAACATACTTTAAAAACACAGGTAGTAATCCGCCAAAAAAGCAGTCAGATCATCTGCTTAGGGCATGGTTTAGGGAAAACTCATGATTTTAGGCTATTTAAAAACAGTGGCGTAAAATTTGGAGAATTACTCAAAGTGACAGGGCAAACGCATCTAAATATTGACGAGCCTGAATCAGGATGAAATACACCAAGACTCAAACTACATAAGGCTTTGAGGAAATTAAATCTCACTCATTATGAAAATGATAATCATTGCGAGGGGGAGTTAGAGGCAGCCGACGGCTGCCTAAATTTTCACGGTCAGTTCTCCACTTAATAGCGTAGGTTTTCTCACAGTCTGATTCTCAATAGTTTTAGATTAATGACTAGGAATCACGAGAAGATCAGGGCAAAGAAAAACTCAATTTATGCGATCGCCAGCGCGTTGGGCGGTTACGCCATCGCTAACTGATTAAAGTGACTTATTACAGATGGCGTGAAAAGTCAGGACGACTGCCTGTCAAGGAACATGGTATTCTTGCAGGAACTCCAAAAAAGAATTTCATTCTGATTCTCCTTTCTATGAAGCTGAAACCAAAAATCACGATTGCTGACCATTTTGCGGTGATACAAGATCCACGAATAGATCGCACTAAACGGCACAATTTAATTGATATTATGACAATCGCAATAATAGCAGTGATTTGTGGGGCGGATGGCTGGGTGGCAGTAGAAACTTATGGATGTGCGAAATATGAGTGGTTAAAAACATTTTTAGAATTACCAAATGGCATTCCATCCCACGATACATTTGCACGAGTTTTTGCACAAATAAATCCTCAACAGTTTCAAGAATGTTTTCTTTGTTGGATGAAATCAATACAAAAGATAACTGAAGGTGAAGTAATTGCAATTGATGGGAAAACTTTACGTAGTTCTTATGATAGTAGTAGTGAGCAAAGCGCAATTGTAATGGTAAGCGCTTGGGCAACTACAAATAAATTAGTTTTGGGACAAGTGAAAGTAGACGAGAAATCAAATGAGATTACGGCAATTCCAGAATTATTAAAGGTCTTAAAACTGTCTGGATGTATTGTGACAATTGATGCAATCGGTTGCCAAAAAGAGATTGTAAGATTAATTACAGAGCAAGATGCAGATTATGTAATTACATTAAAAAAGAATCAAGGAAATCTTTATGATGAAGTTGAAAAGTTATTCCAGTCAGGGATAAGTACAGATTCTCAGGGGATTGAACATAGCACATATAACACAGATGAAAGAGGGCATGGTCGTCATGAAATCCGCAACTATGTGATGTTATCTCAGATTCAGTCTCTGCTTAACCCAGATTCAGTTTGGTCAAACTTCAATAGTGTTGGTATGGTAGAATCTGTCCGTTTATTAGACGGTAAAACAACAGTTGAAACTCGTTATTTTATTAGTAGCCTTGAAGATAATGCTGAACAGTTTGGTAATTCTATTCGCAGTCATTGGGGAGTTGAGAATTCATTACATTGGGTATTAGATGTTGCCTTAAGGGAAGATGACTGTCGAATTAGAAAAGATAATGCTCCACAGAATTTTGCAATTCTCAGACATATTGCAGTCAATCTTTTAACTCAAGAGAAGCGTGTCAAACGCGGAATCAAAAATAAACAGTTTCTCGCTGCGATGGACAACAAATACTTACTAAGTATTTTAGCGTTGGCTTAAAATAATACATCAAAATTTGAGTTGAATATTTTACATAAGAGTTTTATTTATTCTCTAAGTAAATACATTTTTATGTGACTCATAATTGAATTATTTTAGTATTGATGATTAGTCATTCGGTCGAAGATAAGCTAATTCAAATTCTTAAAAATACTTGATTTATTTTATTTATCATTCCATCAATTTTTACAATTATCTATGTCATTTTGGAATCTCTCTTAGTTTTTATTAGTAAATAAGATGCGTTTGCCCTGCTCAAAGTGATAGCGGATAAAGGCTATCAAGGAATTAATAAAATTCATCAATTGAGTGAAACACCGATTAAAAAACCAAAAGGGAAGAAGTTGACGAAAGAACAGAAAAAATATAATCGAGAACTCAATCGATTAAGAATTACTGTTGAACATGTAAATCGTCGTCTAAAGATATTTAAAATTTTGTCTGATAGATATCGAAACCGTCACCGACGTTTTGGCTTAAGGTCTAATTTAATTGCGGGAATTTATAATCACGAATTAGCCATATAAATCGATTAAAAAATCAAACTTATCAAATAATTTCAGTAATTAATCAATAACTGAAACAACGTTTGCGGCCATTTTTTTAGTTAGCGA belongs to Nostoc sp. KVJ3 and includes:
- a CDS encoding type IV secretory system conjugative DNA transfer family protein; protein product: MNYLSEKHKQLSESQQSGLMLWFGRLPMDKKAVAIGLSLTVGISSAAMAWQGTSSDRIYFCLKTPQKTLTCSDKNGRPFRMTPFYWSQWKSDGMPRQVVRDPAMGVNGLVKATNPYKPFWAFGGFLGFALAGWMLRHCQDEEKQRAVFEDIAQKRDAAKAEMAARSELLESYRDVAIAEVQLQADLDLIANDRTVDIQKAEIYAHTEIEVTQMEATDAIFEAQTAGMTEQQKAEYIKQLREMKTPYLQGSQTLQGTIDPNDKVTGGEQGAIAPGATPTGDYLHPSEPLALNTLQALARADSSTALVAAPGSGKSVTLNYLIQKILADSKSADIWVISAKNDSFCGLREKERVIVFDQENPDLAKDVIDNFYLNYKQRKQLPESQRESLPPLILILDDWLVIADQLSKLYSDWNYGSKLLDILLIGREFNTKFIASLQSFNLAALGIEKMDAQTRMCLNLLLLGNKYIKNGREQESYGVLELILNRGDIIPGKQEREQIKSKYQEVKSVSYQNLRPVMIASVGGFVVALMPNLSNQALPIADNDEYVDRVYDLEFNLTAAHHHQHKPLSEAAIKIYEYFHNVKNKTPKTLRDLKKADRLSGYSEQELIDGLAELVERERINSDGNDNYFLPDW
- a CDS encoding ISAs1 family transposase, whose product is MKLKPKITIADHFAVIQDPRIDRTKRHNLIDIMTIAIIAVICGADGWVAVETYGCAKYEWLKTFLELPNGIPSHDTFARVFAQINPQQFQECFLCWMKSIQKITEGEVIAIDGKTLRSSYDSSSEQSAIVMVSAWATTNKLVLGQVKVDEKSNEITAIPELLKVLKLSGCIVTIDAIGCQKEIVRLITEQDADYVITLKKNQGNLYDEVEKLFQSGISTDSQGIEHSTYNTDERGHGRHEIRNYVMLSQIQSLLNPDSVWSNFNSVGMVESVRLLDGKTTVETRYFISSLEDNAEQFGNSIRSHWGVENSLHWVLDVALREDDCRIRKDNAPQNFAILRHIAVNLLTQEKRVKRGIKNKQFLAAMDNKYLLSILALA
- a CDS encoding helix-turn-helix domain-containing protein, which translates into the protein MLKSADVELIELAIKRAYFDECLLDPKLAKKLLKSLDKNRYIDPSFADKNLLDSPTERQIQVLRLLAQGLIFQDIAKQMFLSVSTVKCYASDLYKTSCKSILWYNKKFENLQLGL